From the Streptomyces nigrescens genome, one window contains:
- a CDS encoding PucR family transcriptional regulator produces MDLSDTPNPPDLGGTSEELFALANAVAAVIGGSVAIEDLDHRVLAYSSVPGQRIDELRRRGILDRRVPDEPAPQRQYREVLAAPGVVRPPRLAPGELPRAAAAIRAGELPLGTIWAIEGDPGAGAAGDRALLDGARLAALHMLRRRSSAELGLRAREEALRAALCGDGGAQEIRFRLGLPERPRLTLLGCAPAAGGPDRAGPEVVRLGAAAARHWSAVHGEAAVATVGRTVYVLLPGAGPDEARRLAGQAVAALGRTLDTALRTAVSRPADDPAGLPALRAEVDDILRVTTADADAPEVAALTDVHARVLLLHCADALERHPRLRHPGIEAMRAHDRTRRTAYAASVVAWLDAAGNVGEAAQRLTVHPNTLKYRLRRAHELFGIDLGHPDVRLSCWLQLRLAD; encoded by the coding sequence GTGGATCTGTCGGATACGCCGAACCCGCCGGACCTCGGTGGGACGAGCGAGGAGCTGTTCGCGCTGGCCAACGCCGTGGCCGCGGTGATCGGTGGCTCGGTGGCGATCGAGGACCTCGACCACCGGGTGCTGGCGTATTCGTCGGTGCCGGGCCAGCGGATCGACGAGCTGCGCCGCCGCGGCATCCTGGACCGGCGGGTGCCCGACGAGCCCGCACCGCAGCGCCAGTACCGCGAGGTGCTCGCCGCGCCCGGCGTCGTCCGGCCGCCGCGGCTCGCCCCCGGTGAACTGCCGCGCGCCGCGGCCGCGATCCGTGCGGGCGAGCTGCCGCTGGGCACCATCTGGGCGATCGAGGGGGATCCCGGGGCCGGTGCGGCCGGTGACCGGGCGCTGCTGGACGGCGCGCGGCTCGCCGCGCTGCACATGCTGCGCCGCCGCAGCTCGGCCGAACTCGGTCTGCGGGCCCGCGAGGAGGCGCTGCGGGCGGCGCTGTGCGGTGACGGCGGCGCGCAGGAGATCCGGTTTCGGCTGGGTCTGCCGGAGCGGCCGAGGCTGACGCTGCTGGGGTGTGCGCCGGCTGCGGGCGGGCCCGACCGGGCCGGGCCGGAGGTGGTCCGGCTGGGTGCGGCGGCCGCCCGTCACTGGTCCGCCGTGCACGGTGAGGCGGCCGTGGCCACCGTCGGCCGTACCGTCTACGTCCTGCTGCCCGGGGCCGGCCCGGACGAGGCCCGCCGGCTGGCCGGACAGGCGGTGGCCGCGCTCGGCCGCACCCTGGACACGGCGCTGCGCACCGCGGTCAGCCGCCCCGCCGACGACCCCGCCGGACTGCCCGCGCTGCGCGCCGAGGTGGACGACATCCTGCGGGTGACGACGGCGGACGCGGACGCGCCGGAGGTCGCGGCGCTCACCGATGTGCACGCCCGCGTCCTGCTGCTGCACTGCGCCGACGCGCTGGAGCGCCACCCCCGTCTGCGCCACCCGGGCATCGAGGCCATGCGCGCGCACGACCGCACCCGCCGTACCGCGTACGCCGCGTCGGTGGTGGCCTGGCTGGACGCGGCCGGCAATGTCGGGGAGGCCGCGCAGCGGCTGACCGTCCACCCCAACACCCTCAAGTACCGCCTCCGTCGCGCCCATGAGCTGTTCGGGATCGACCTCGGCCACCCGGATGTGCGGCTCTCGTGCTGGCTGCAACTACGGCTCGCTGACTGA